In Nitrosarchaeum koreense MY1, one genomic interval encodes:
- a CDS encoding N-acetylneuraminate synthase family protein, translating to MKTTVIAEIGSNWEGSVPKGIKIIKECKKAGADVVKFQMWRARDLYSPTHPQWKVIKKSELTFDKVKKLKKVADSIGIEFLCSAFYPEAINFLEKLGVKRYKVASRTCLFKDPYSKETLNLKASTKKPVIISMGMGGDKNLIKKIFGKNKITFCYCISEYPLEFKKINWTDAIRYDGFSDHTIGITAPIVYTILKKQQGSKNILIEKHVKSKNSKGPDAETSIDTQKLADLISHIRLIEKANLN from the coding sequence CGACAGTAATAGCAGAGATTGGTTCTAACTGGGAAGGCAGTGTACCAAAGGGAATCAAAATTATAAAAGAATGTAAAAAGGCAGGAGCAGATGTAGTAAAGTTTCAGATGTGGCGTGCACGTGATTTGTATTCTCCAACTCATCCTCAGTGGAAAGTCATCAAAAAATCAGAACTAACATTTGATAAAGTAAAAAAACTAAAAAAGGTAGCCGATTCAATCGGCATTGAATTTCTATGCAGTGCGTTTTATCCTGAAGCAATAAATTTTCTTGAAAAACTAGGTGTCAAACGGTACAAAGTTGCATCAAGAACATGCTTGTTCAAAGATCCATACTCAAAGGAAACGTTGAATCTTAAAGCATCAACCAAAAAACCAGTGATAATCAGTATGGGGATGGGCGGTGATAAAAATCTAATAAAAAAAATATTTGGTAAAAACAAGATCACTTTCTGTTATTGCATCTCTGAATATCCTCTAGAGTTTAAGAAAATTAACTGGACAGATGCAATCAGATATGACGGATTTTCAGATCACACTATAGGGATTACGGCACCAATAGTGTATACTATTTTAAAGAAACAACAAGGATCTAAGAACATACTTATTGAAAAACATGTCAAATCAAAAAATTCCAAAGGACCTGATGCAGAAACGTCAATTGATACACAAAAACTGGCAGATCTGATTTCTCACATTAGGCTTATTGAAAAAGCAAATCTCAACTAA